The proteins below are encoded in one region of Malaclemys terrapin pileata isolate rMalTer1 chromosome 8, rMalTer1.hap1, whole genome shotgun sequence:
- the LOC128841822 gene encoding uncharacterized protein LOC128841822 codes for MAERGYSRDVTQCRVKIKELRQGYQKTKEANGRSGSHPQTSRFYEALHSILGAAATTTPPVTVDSEDGIVSTAGSSDMLADGEDEEGDEEDEAVDSAHNADFPDSQDLFITLTEIPYQPSPAVTPDTESGEGSATPSATVSQPSLSSHSQRLARIRHKKKRTREDMFSELIACSRAQAAQQTQWRENLTRMHQANMDREERWRQEDQQATQTLLGLMREQTDTLRHLVDVLQERRQEDRAPLQSISNRPPPPPSPILPSPKVHRRRGSRVPANSHSTPAESSSSRRLSFPKI; via the exons atggcagagagaggatacagccgggatgtaacgcagtgccgcgtgaaaatcaaggagctgagacaaggctaccagaagaccaaagaggcaaacggacgctccggatcccatccccagacatcccgtttctacgaggcactgcattccatcctcggtgcggccgccaccactaccccaccagtgaccgtggactctgaggatgggatagtgtccacggctggatcctcggacatgttagcggatggggaagatgaggaaggagatgaggaggacgaggcagtcgacagcgctcacaacgctgatttccccgacagccaggatctcttcatcacccttacagagatcccctaccaaccctccccagccgttaccccggacacagaatctggggaaggatcagcca ccccatctgcgactgtctcacaacctagcctgtcatcacactcccagaggctagcgcggattaggcataagaagaagaggacacgggaggacatgttctcggagcttatagcctgctccagagcccaggcagcacagcagacccagtggcgggagaacttgacccgaatgcaccaagccaacatggatcgggaggagaggtggcgtcaggaagaccagcaggcgactcaaaccctgcttggactaatgagggagcaaacggacacgctccggcaccttgtggatgttctgcaggaacggaggcaggaggacagagccccgctgcagtccatctctaaccgccctcccccgccaccaagtcccatactcccctcacccaaagtgcacagaaggagaggcagcagagtccctgctaactctcactccacccctgcagagagctcgagcagcagaaggctctcattccccaaaatttga